One segment of Amycolatopsis alba DSM 44262 DNA contains the following:
- a CDS encoding flavodoxin family protein yields the protein MKVVIVCVSVSHGNTARIAETMAEVLEARVVSPEEADPAELDACDLVGFGSGIFTMDYHPRLRRFVQELPEKQRRKAFVFTTSGLPEPPFRRYTRRLARLLGRKGFDVVGTFSCRGFDTWAPFALVGGIRKDCPGAADFEAARRFAEGTGG from the coding sequence ATGAAGGTCGTCATCGTGTGCGTCTCGGTGTCCCACGGCAACACGGCGCGGATCGCCGAAACCATGGCGGAGGTGCTCGAAGCGCGGGTCGTCAGCCCCGAGGAAGCCGACCCGGCCGAGCTCGACGCCTGTGATCTCGTGGGTTTCGGTTCGGGGATCTTCACCATGGACTACCACCCTCGTCTGCGCCGGTTCGTCCAGGAGCTGCCGGAGAAGCAGCGGCGGAAGGCGTTCGTGTTCACCACGAGCGGCCTGCCCGAGCCGCCCTTCCGGCGCTACACCCGTCGTCTGGCGCGGCTGCTCGGCCGGAAGGGGTTCGACGTGGTGGGGACGTTCTCCTGCCGGGGGTTCGACACCTGGGCGCCGTTCGCGCTCGTCGGCGGGATCCGCAAGGACTGTCCCGGAGCAGCGGATTTCGAGGCCGCGCGACGGTTCGCCGAAGGTACCGGTGGCTGA
- a CDS encoding serine hydrolase, whose amino-acid sequence MNPETLLPRLRAELDDGGLRGSFLVRDLRTGTEIGIDPELEFPSASLVKIPLATATLERIHRGELDGSAPIDVQPGRATMPGPTGLTRFRHPARVAVDDLLYLTMAISDETAADTLFALTPPAEVTRMTRAWGVSGITARHPVAELSDTPAERFDPADVHLAHALAINAGTAGQGHPVPQLDITRASSGSARAFVDLLEALWKPSKVDEEVAARVRELMGLNLLRQRLSPDFVSDATKWSSKTGTVLNMRHEVGVVEHADGGIFAIAALTASRVPAAIQPEAEVLMARVARELRDHLRV is encoded by the coding sequence ATGAACCCGGAAACGCTGCTCCCTCGGTTGCGCGCCGAACTCGACGACGGCGGCCTGCGGGGCTCGTTCCTGGTGCGGGACCTGCGGACCGGAACCGAGATCGGCATCGATCCCGAGCTGGAGTTCCCGAGCGCCTCGCTGGTGAAGATCCCGCTCGCGACGGCCACCCTGGAGCGGATCCACCGGGGCGAACTGGACGGTTCGGCGCCGATCGACGTCCAGCCGGGCCGGGCCACCATGCCGGGGCCGACCGGGCTGACCCGGTTCCGGCATCCGGCCAGGGTGGCCGTCGACGACCTGCTCTACCTCACGATGGCCATCAGCGACGAAACCGCGGCGGACACGCTCTTCGCGCTGACACCTCCCGCCGAGGTCACCAGGATGACGCGGGCGTGGGGCGTTTCCGGGATCACCGCGCGGCATCCGGTCGCGGAACTCAGCGACACCCCGGCGGAACGCTTCGACCCCGCGGACGTCCATCTCGCGCACGCGCTCGCGATCAACGCCGGCACGGCAGGGCAAGGACATCCCGTTCCCCAGCTCGACATCACGCGCGCGAGTTCCGGTTCGGCCCGCGCGTTCGTGGACCTGCTCGAGGCGCTGTGGAAGCCGTCCAAAGTGGACGAAGAGGTGGCGGCGAGGGTGCGCGAGCTCATGGGACTCAACCTGCTGCGTCAACGGCTGAGCCCAGATTTCGTCTCCGACGCCACGAAATGGTCGTCGAAAACGGGCACCGTGCTGAACATGCGGCACGAGGTCGGGGTGGTCGAACACGCCGACGGCGGGATCTTCGCGATCGCCGCGCTGACCGCGTCGCGGGTGCCCGCCGCGATCCAGCCGGAAGCCGAGGTGCTGATGGCCCGCGTGGCACGGGAACTCCGCGATCACCTGCGGGTGTGA
- a CDS encoding LysR family transcriptional regulator gives MVVDLIGSCRAFVSVSEAGTFTAGAALARIPQPVASRRIAALERHFGERLFDRSTRRARLTPFGQDMLPSAKRLVALADAMEHDAHRARLRPLRLAVPETCTTRELAELDAAARALDVFLEFRQALPRERAELVRTQEVRAALTAVPAEEGTWKVTLGLAGTGGPRAGSLHLETLRVGRSGGVPRRVWVQPEDDVPPIRDRLFRIRDSVGLRPAQVSVADSLTAAAAAVFGSDDLLLCSTAQAAELGLAWRTIGEIQLARGYEITAGLGEDAQRIRARLWSDIARCLGAEETT, from the coding sequence GTGGTCGTGGACCTGATCGGCAGCTGCCGGGCGTTCGTGAGCGTGAGTGAGGCCGGGACCTTCACCGCGGGAGCCGCGCTCGCCCGCATCCCCCAACCGGTGGCGAGCCGTCGGATCGCCGCGCTGGAACGGCATTTCGGCGAGCGGCTGTTCGACCGCTCCACCCGGCGCGCCCGGCTCACCCCGTTCGGGCAGGACATGCTGCCGTCGGCGAAACGGCTGGTGGCCTTGGCCGACGCCATGGAGCACGACGCGCACCGCGCCAGGCTGCGTCCGCTGCGGCTCGCGGTACCGGAAACCTGCACCACCCGCGAGCTCGCCGAACTCGACGCGGCGGCACGGGCGCTGGACGTCTTCCTCGAGTTCCGGCAGGCCCTGCCGAGGGAACGGGCGGAACTCGTGCGCACGCAGGAGGTTCGCGCGGCGCTGACGGCCGTCCCCGCCGAAGAAGGCACTTGGAAGGTCACCCTCGGCCTGGCCGGAACCGGCGGACCGCGAGCGGGTTCACTGCATCTGGAGACGCTGCGGGTCGGCCGCTCCGGCGGCGTGCCCCGCCGGGTCTGGGTCCAGCCCGAGGACGACGTCCCGCCGATCCGCGACCGCCTGTTCCGGATCCGCGACTCGGTGGGACTGCGGCCCGCGCAGGTCTCCGTCGCCGATTCGCTCACCGCCGCCGCGGCGGCCGTGTTCGGCTCGGACGATCTGCTGCTGTGTTCGACCGCCCAGGCCGCCGAACTCGGCTTGGCATGGAGGACCATCGGCGAGATCCAGCTCGCCCGCGGCTACGAGATCACGGCGGGGCTGGGTGAGGACGCGCAGCGGATCCGGGCACGATTGTGGTCCGACATCGCCCGGTGTCTCGGCGCGGAGGAGACGACATGA